The genomic stretch TACTTAGTGTATACTACGTAGTGATTGAGGTTCACATCGCCACCCAAAAGAAATGTACTGTTTGAACTTGTTTGACAAAGAACTTTTCAATTAAAAGATTGCAGTCTGGGCTATTTCAAACTTCAATATGTAGATAGCATGGAGCTTTACTTGCCTCTAAACTTTCACAAAGTCCATGTGTCTTTATTGCACAACAAAGCTCGATAGCTTGAATCCCAAAAGTACTTCCAACATGGAGACATACAAGTGTCTAACAACCCTAGGTTTTGGGCAAGAAAAGTTGTAACTTTCACATGCGATAGACGTGTAAAACTATAAACACAGCTTGGTTTCCCAGAAAACTCAAGTACCATCACAAACTAATTAAAGATTTGTTGGTCATTTGCATATAAATCAATAGGCTTGTTGTGTATATTCATGTTGAATCTACCAAACCTCCAAAATTTACATCTTGCACTTGGACTGAAATGAactaaggatgtgtttggttcatggatatACACATTAAGAATGagaattaaaatcatagttagtgtgcCGGTATGGTTGTAAGGGTCTATTGATTGTGACTTGTTagcattcagtatgtaaattgtgatgaaTTCACTTAACAAGGTGAACCGATCTATTAATTACAAGCCTTCTTAATTCTTATGGACCAATAAAAGTGTGGTTGGATAAGCCCATAAAACAAGCTATTTAAATGGCCCAACAAAAATACTCTCAAAGTCAAAGTCAAGGTCTGTTTGTTTGGTCTACTTTTTTTATCCAAATATTGACTATTCGATACTCAGCTAGTCAACTACAAGTCCACAAAAATTACTCCATATCAAACCGTGCTTTTCCATTCCACCCAGTATTTGCACCCAACAAAATAGCAATCAATTATTTCGTTATGGCGATCAACGGAGACAAAGTCAATCCCACCTCCGCCGCCGCGGTCTTCATCTCTACCGCCACTCTCCGCCATCTCGTCACGCACGCCTCCCTCATCCGCCACCTCCACTCCACCCTCTCCACCGACATCCAATCCCCAGCCCGCCACTCCCACGACACATCCCCTTCCTCCTCCCTCATCCTCATGCCGTCCTGGTCTCTCTCCCCTTCCCTCCCCTACGTCGGCGTTAAATTAGTCACTTACCACCCCAATAACTCCGCCGTAAACCTCCCCGGAGTGCACGCAAGCTACGCGCTCTTCAGCTCCCTCACCGGCCAAACCTTAGCCACCATGGACGCCACTGACCTCACCCTTTACCGCACTTCTTGCATCTCAGCTCTAGCTTCCAAATTCTTGTCCAGGGAAAACTCTAAAACCCTAGTGATGGTCGGGGCGGGTTCTTTAGCCCCGCATTTGATCCGGGCCCACCTGGCAGTCCGGCCAGGATTAAAAACTGTCATAATCTGGAACAGAACCGTTAGAAAGGCACAATGTTTGGTTGAGAAGTTGCAAAAGGAGAGCGAATTTGAGGGGGTGATTTTCGAGAGCAATGGGAGTTTGGAAGAGGCGGTAGGATTAGGAGATATAGTGAGCTGTGCTACAAACTCAGAGGCTCCATTGGTGAAGGGGGGAGAATTGAAGGAAGGAGCACATTTGGATATGGTGGGATCGTTCAAGCCGTCTATGATGGAGTGTGATGATGAGGCTATTAGGAAGGGGAGAGTGTTTATAGATAACGAGGCGGCTTTGGTTGAGTCTGGGGAGTTAGTGGGAGCATttgagagaggtgtgatcacaAGAGATAATGTAGTAGGAGATTTGGTGGAGTTGATTAAGGGAGAAAAGAGTGGGAGGATTAGCCAAGAGGAAACCACTGTGTTCAAATCAGTTGGGTCTGCTGCTGTGGATCTTTTGACTGCTCAATTGGTTTATGAAACCTTCATGAAAAATCAAGTTCATGGATGAACTATCTTTTGCTCTTTTCCTGCATTTTTCTCTGTTCTGTTCATGTATCTGCAGTTTCGAATACAAATAACAAGGCAATGCCATGTTCAGTGAACTTGTAATTTCGGGTTTATGATTCTAATGCAATATATTGTAATGCATCATCTCTAGATTGTTGTCTCGGGCGAATCATATTCACCTGTGTTTCAGCTTGGCCTGCAAACACACATTTCATTTGCATCATCAAGCTTGTTCTCTCGAGCGAATCATATTGAGCAGAGCAGcctattggctttcttggtttgaactgtcagctatgggtaacctagttGATCCTTTGCCACCTAGTATTACAAGGCAGAATTTACCTAGTACACACTCTTGGACAGTGGTTGTGGCCTGTagatttccctcgtcacccataaaaaaaagagagaattgTGTAATGTTTGAACTTGTTCCACAAAGAACACTTCAATTAGTACAAAAAAGATTGCAGTCTGGGCTGCTTCAAACTTCAATATATAGCACAGAGTTTAACTTGCCACTAACTTCACAGAATCCATGTGTCTTTAttgcaaccaaaaaaaaaaaaaaaaaaaaaaaaaaaaaaaaaaaaaaaaattaaaaaaaaaaaaaaaaaaaaaaaaaaaaaaaaaaaaaaaNNNNNNNNNNNNNNNNNNNNNNNNNNNNNNNNNNNNNNNNNNNNNNNNNNNNNNNNNNNNNNNNNNNNNNNNNNNNNNNNNNNNNNNNNNNNNNNNNNNNNNNNNNNNNNNNNNNNNNNNNNNNNNNNNNNNNNNNNNNNNNNNNNNNNNNNNNNNNNNNNNNNNNNNNNNNNNNNNNNNNNNNNNNNNNNNNNNNcaaaaaaaaaaaaaaaaaaaaaaaaaaaaaaaaaaaaaaaaaacttgatagCTTGAATACCCAAGCATTTCCAACATGGAGACATATAAGTGTCTAACAACCCTGGGTTTTGGGCAAGAAAGTTGTAACTTTTACATGCAAACATATAAAACTATAAACACAGCTTGATCATCCAGAAAACTCAAAGTCATGTCATATCTAACTTTTAACATCACAAACTCATTAAAGATTTGTTGATCATTGCATATAAATCAATAGGCTTGTTGTGTATATTCATGTTGAATCTACCAAACCCTCCAAAATATACATCTTGCACCTAGACTGAAATGAACTAAATCTCAATGATGTCTAGATTGTTTTGATGAAGTTCAATTCCCAGGGTTCACACTTCACAGTGCAGTAGCTGGGTAAGGACAATTAGagcaataatcacaacttataCAGAGCAGTGAAAAACTGAAATCAATATGCTTAGTCAAACATTACTACACAATTCAAAAGGGGCAAGCAAAAACAGACAAGAAAGAGACAACATTATTGAACAAAGAAGCATAACCCACCCAAGAACATGCAGATCACATAGGAAAGATAAATCTAAGTGGGCAACTCGACCCAAATTGGTTAGGCTATTAAATTAATAACTATAAGATTACAACTTCAATTTTCCGTGAGAGTGacttattgaccttcttggtttgtgCCGGCCCTAAACTGATTTACCTTCTTGTCTTGACCTTTTACCAGCTACGATAGGTTTACACAATACACATAAAACCCAAATCCAATTCAGTCAAAGATATGAAAATAAACAGGGCATTTATCATTTACAAGAATGAAAAAGTTTCAATCTTTGCACAAGAATGGCATATAATCTGGAAAGGACAAGTGTAAACCTGGAAATGGAAGAAGAAAGACAACAACCTGCGTCTTATTAACCAACTTCTGGAACTTACTCGACATTCGAGAATCGAGGGTGGCAATATTGGTAAAAGACAACCTTTTTCCTTGCCATAGCACACTGAGATTAAGGTAAATCTCACAGGCCCATTGTCAAGGGTTCCATGGTGTAGTTGTTAGCACTCTGGACTTTGAATCCAGCGACCTGGGTTCGACTCCCGGTGGGACCTTGGAATTTTTTAGTGTTTTGCATAAATCTCTGCTTAGTTTTTGCCGTCTTGCAGACATTCTCAAACCAGGGCGGCAAACAACATTGGTGTTGTCGAAAACAGTTCGATCCGTACATCAATTTCTTCGTCTGGATCAAACGCCTGCTGCTAGCTTTTACTCATTTATTAGATCGAGCTGAGTTATGGAGAAAGTACAATCCTACAATCGACGAGTTCCCCCTCCGCCATTACCTGCCTCGCTCTGTTTATAtggttaaaagaaaataaataaacaaacaacaaaagaaaaagttgaaatcCAATgttttacccttttttttttttttttttttagtattattgagtattgactctattataatataatatctgtgtgtacatattttttcaaattattgaaaCACAGAATGTCAATACATCTTGAGTTTGAACTCGTGACCTCTCATTTACAAAAATCACATTATATCGTTTGGTCACAAGATTTTTAGTCCAAAATTTTAATGCACTTTCAGTAAAAGTTGTGCAGATTGTAATGAAAGTTTAGCAATTTATAAGCTAGAGTAATTAaccacattataaattattatgtaatgaAATATTGGGTTAGAGCACCCCTACCATGgatttttatttagtttatgtAAGATAAAGTACCAACATGGCaggagagaggagagaagaAAAAGGGGGAGAAAACCTATAACACAATAAAATTTGACAAAGTAATTTTAAACGACGTCTAgatgataaaatattttcaagaacaagCGCATAATCATCCGTTGCTGCTGTGCGTTCAGCAGCTACGCCTGATgcatctgttttttttttttttttaaatatcatatttgttttattttttatcccctctcattttctctttcttaatcacactaaCAACTCTTCAAaaaccgtaaaaaaaaaaatttcattgataaggatgctcttagagcATTTGCACATGCGGTTTATATTGAGTTTATGTCAGATTCTAAGCCAACATGGCAAGTGAAAGAAGAGGAAAGAGAAGGTGAGGAATTATCTGCAAATGAGGTGCTTAGTTCagtaatttatgatattttctTTTGCCCAAACATCCGCTGTTGTACGCGTTTCGTGCATAGCTGGCACCCATGCGAGCATGTTCAGTGCCGCGCCCGCTGAGAATCTCAAgccctttatttttattttattaattttttttcacctattttctttttcttaatcacaaaaagaattttaaaaatcacaaaaaaaaactcaattaatAAGGATGCTTATAGCATAGTCTAATCAACTCAAtccaataattttagtatatctAGCCCACTATTGGTGTGCAGAGTGCAGACGTGCAGTGGTCCAAGTATAATGGCGTGTCAAGCTTGGGACCCTGTTGTTGGCACACAAAAGTCGAGGCAAATTTTATGTGAATCATAATATAAAatagtgtctttttttttttaatgaaaaaatatcACAACTaatgtattatgtattattttgagtatctgtttataactactttctcaatctagaGTTAGTATTCACTCCACTGAGCCACCTCTCGTATAAAGGGAATggtttgatgtcactggaccacaaggtccttggcatttTATTTGACATTATATACTCAATATGTAAGACGtgttaataaattttgttttatgcacactataattttattacaacaccactaatgtataattacaattcaacTATGGTTTCGTTAAacaatatatgtgaaattgttattcaactttattttatatacactataatttcattacatCATAACTAAagtattgtttttatataactacattttcatttaataatatacattcaatacgTGAGatttgttattcaattttatttgatatatactgcaGTTTTATTATATcacaattaaagtatcattttaattcaattaaaattttatttgacaatatacactcattATGCGAGactttttgagttaattctataaatgatccttcgactattgacttttaccaattttagttctcgacttttaattttaccaaagtttgtcccttaactattgattttgttccaattttggtccttccgttaaatcaatgttaaataggtgttaaaattgagggcaaaaatatcaaatcaaatattttaacctttcttcttcactttgttttcCCTCCTCCatcgcaagattatatagggaacaatgtgagtcaatatatatatatatatatatatatatatatatatatatatatatatatatattgtttcaagtaattaactaatttttttgctttttttttgttttttttttgtttactgcaatgtaatatatatactccgtaataattttatttttttttgtaaattctctaactggatgtggagtgttattgtatattttattgttgtattaagttttttttttatttgatagcaaaaatggtagaaaagggaaacaaagtgaagaagaaaggttaaaatatttgatttgacaattttgccctcaattttaacacctatttaacattgatttaacggaaggaccaaaattggtacaaaatcaataattaagggaccaactttggtaaaattaaaagtcgaggactaaaattggtaaaagtcaatagtcggaTGACCAtttatggaattaactctttttattttagatacactatagtttcattacaacacaattaaactattattataattcaattacaatttcacatgataatatgtactcaatatgtgagacatgttattcagttttattttaaatacacTATAGTTTTATTACAATATAACCAAAGTATCATTATAGTTctttgacaatatatactcaatatgtgaaatatgttattcagtttcattttatatatactgtaattttattttagtataaGCACATTCTAAATAAAGGATTAGTTAAGTATAGCAACTGtaaatttttttacttaaacAAATCGCGTCGTTTTTACTATgatccactgtataacaattggAAATGTTATGGTGCCACTATGgtttcatttataattttatggttatatttaatgtttaataaGTTATTCATAGTTCAAGAcaacatttatattattagttgtATAAAAGGCAACTCTTTCACGTATGATGTTCATATATTGTACTTGGAGATTATATTTAAACAATTAGCAATAATGTAGATAGTCATACAAAgcgtgtttggtaaatgattttaactattttcattgactttaattatttgactaaatCAAATAGTTATATACTGAGTAATATATGTGTTTAATAAGAGGTTAACAAGACTAAAATGGAATTGATAGCCCTCCCTTTTATCTTGTTGGTTGCCTTGCTgctgatttaatgaattaagtatCTTCTTTCAAAAAACAAGACTAAAATAATACTCATATTAAATATATAGACTATTAGGAGCCAAATCTTTaactaatataatattaaattcgTGATATCTATGTATAAGAATCAAGTTATATCTACTCGAAACTGCTCACTTAGGGgcttgatttatttttatatagtgTATGATCATTACAACATAATTTGGAGACCATAATTTGAACAAGTTTGCAATCTAAAATATCATTAGCCTATTAGCATAATTAATTTGGCTTTTTTTACCCCCTCAATTACTACCCCCGGGTCTCACCCCCTGCTCCCGAAAAATGCGCGATTCCGCTTTCCTGGTATTTACTATTTTTCCGGTTGAAGATTTCAAGTCAAACAGCGTCTCTCCAGTTTCACATTCTCGGCATAGTTCCATTCTCAAGCTTGAGACTTGAGAGCTCTTCTCATCGGAAGTTTCGCAGCTAGTCGCCGGCGACGAAGGATTCATGGCGTCCGATCTGGAGCATAAGGCTAAGCAAGC from Ipomoea triloba cultivar NCNSP0323 chromosome 12, ASM357664v1 encodes the following:
- the LOC116000114 gene encoding protein SAR DEFICIENT 4-like produces the protein MAINGDKVNPTSAAAVFISTATLRHLVTHASLIRHLHSTLSTDIQSPARHSHDTSPSSSLILMPSWSLSPSLPYVGVKLVTYHPNNSAVNLPGVHASYALFSSLTGQTLATMDATDLTLYRTSCISALASKFLSRENSKTLVMVGAGSLAPHLIRAHLAVRPGLKTVIIWNRTVRKAQCLVEKLQKESEFEGVIFESNGSLEEAVGLGDIVSCATNSEAPLVKGGELKEGAHLDMVGSFKPSMMECDDEAIRKGRVFIDNEAALVESGELVGAFERGVITRDNVVGDLVELIKGEKSGRISQEETTVFKSVGSAAVDLLTAQLVYETFMKNQVHG